In the genome of Paenibacillus sp. FSL R5-0766, one region contains:
- a CDS encoding hemolysin family protein: protein MDIHTEFHLGQLVFNLVCVFLLVFLNGVFVAAEFSLVKVRQTRLTQLQSEGNRLAGYALKVNSKLDSYLSATQFGITLTSLGLGWLGEPAISELLVEPLMFKLGVGDTGLISTLSVIIGFCIITFLHIVLGELAPKSLAIQKTDGVALFLSAPLLLFYKIFFPFIWVLNVSANALLRLAGIEPASEGEAHSEDELRILMKQSAKSGVIDKDEIKLMDNIFDFSDMLAREVMLPRTDMDCLYTHMSLEENLEIINATKHSRYPVAGEDKDEIIGFIHITDLLLAKPEQQHDLASLVRPILNVPESMEISHVLRLMQKKHSQMTLVVDEYGGTAGLLTAEEILEEIVGDLYDEFEDERPHMERSGDSFSIDGRSLIEEVHKWTGAIIEDEEVDTIGGWLFKELGGSPAKGKTRDLNGYVFEVEESTRLRITRVRVYKQSVPQDMNSEEKPVE, encoded by the coding sequence TTGGATATTCATACTGAATTTCATCTTGGACAGCTGGTATTTAATCTGGTCTGTGTCTTTTTGCTCGTATTTTTGAATGGCGTATTTGTTGCAGCGGAATTTTCCCTTGTAAAAGTAAGGCAGACACGCTTAACTCAATTGCAGAGTGAAGGAAACCGTTTGGCTGGTTATGCACTGAAGGTGAATAGTAAACTGGATTCCTATCTATCGGCAACTCAGTTCGGGATTACATTGACATCACTTGGACTTGGGTGGCTGGGAGAGCCAGCCATCTCTGAATTGCTCGTTGAGCCTCTCATGTTTAAGCTCGGTGTAGGAGATACAGGGCTGATATCGACCTTGTCCGTCATTATCGGTTTCTGTATCATTACGTTTCTGCATATTGTGCTGGGTGAGCTTGCGCCTAAATCGTTGGCGATTCAAAAAACAGACGGAGTGGCTTTGTTCTTATCTGCACCCTTGCTGTTGTTCTACAAAATCTTCTTCCCATTCATCTGGGTATTGAATGTTTCGGCGAATGCTTTGCTACGTCTGGCTGGTATCGAACCTGCCAGTGAAGGGGAGGCTCACTCGGAAGATGAACTTCGTATTCTGATGAAGCAGAGTGCGAAGAGTGGTGTAATTGATAAAGATGAGATCAAACTGATGGATAACATCTTTGATTTCTCTGATATGCTGGCACGTGAAGTGATGTTGCCACGTACAGACATGGATTGTCTGTATACCCATATGTCTTTGGAAGAGAACCTGGAGATTATTAATGCAACCAAACATTCCAGGTATCCTGTGGCAGGAGAAGACAAGGATGAGATTATCGGATTCATACACATCACCGATCTGTTGCTGGCTAAACCGGAGCAACAACATGATCTGGCTTCACTTGTTCGTCCAATCTTGAACGTGCCTGAATCCATGGAAATCAGCCATGTGCTACGTCTGATGCAGAAGAAACATTCTCAGATGACGCTGGTTGTGGATGAATATGGCGGCACAGCTGGATTGCTGACTGCGGAAGAAATTCTGGAAGAGATCGTTGGAGACTTGTATGACGAGTTCGAGGATGAGCGTCCGCATATGGAACGCAGTGGAGATTCATTTTCGATTGACGGCCGTTCTCTTATTGAAGAAGTTCATAAGTGGACCGGAGCCATCATTGAGGATGAAGAAGTGGATACCATCGGCGGATGGTTGTTTAAAGAACTTGGAGGTAGTCCAGCCAAGGGCAAAACTCGGGATCTGAATGGATACGTCTTTGAAGTGGAGGAGTCCACTCGTTTGCGAATTACCCGGGTTCGAGTGTACAAGCAATCTGTTCCTCAAGACATGAATTCGGAAGAAAAACCAGTAGAATAG
- a CDS encoding spore coat associated protein CotJA, whose amino-acid sequence MKDPQLRAYAPFVGPFDPCKPMEIRTYLVPPQLFIPFQPMGWPQYSPAEALRLGTLWPALYSPYTSKKSKERKVEADGT is encoded by the coding sequence GTGAAGGATCCACAGCTTCGAGCCTATGCTCCTTTTGTGGGGCCGTTTGATCCTTGCAAACCGATGGAAATCCGCACGTATCTAGTTCCACCGCAGTTGTTTATACCTTTCCAGCCCATGGGTTGGCCGCAATACAGTCCGGCAGAAGCGTTAAGACTGGGAACATTATGGCCTGCATTATATAGCCCTTACACATCCAAGAAATCAAAGGAGAGGAAGGTGGAGGCAGATGGAACCTGA
- a CDS encoding spore coat protein CotJB, whose product MEPEAPKACDAKYYELLEELQALDFVLVELNLYLDTHPGDFQSIEQYNKFSQERMRVAHEFQQLYGPLMNFGHAFSKYPWEWSQTPWPWQV is encoded by the coding sequence ATGGAACCTGAAGCACCGAAAGCCTGTGATGCAAAATACTACGAGTTGCTGGAAGAACTTCAGGCGCTGGACTTCGTGTTAGTGGAACTGAATCTATACCTGGATACCCATCCAGGTGATTTCCAAAGCATTGAGCAGTACAACAAGTTCAGCCAGGAGCGAATGCGGGTAGCTCATGAGTTTCAACAGTTGTATGGACCGCTGATGAATTTTGGTCATGCCTTCTCGAAATATCCGTGGGAGTGGTCCCAGACACCATGGCCTTGGCAGGTATAA